A single window of Bos javanicus breed banteng chromosome 19, ARS-OSU_banteng_1.0, whole genome shotgun sequence DNA harbors:
- the LOC133232405 gene encoding keratin-associated protein 9-9-like, which yields MTHSCCSPCCQPTCCESSCCRPCCPPTCYQTSENTCCRTTCCKPTCVTTCCQHNCGGSSCCQPCCLPIRCQTTCCRTTCLKPICVTTCCQPTCCESSCCQSSCPQTCCQITETTCCKPTCVTSCCQPTCCGSISAGQTCGGSNCCQPCCQPASCAPVYCHRTCYHPTCLCLPGCQDQSCGSSCCQPCSRPVCCQTTCCRTTCCRPSCVSSCCQPSCC from the coding sequence ATGACTCACTCCTGCTGCTCCCCGTGCTGCCAGCCCACCTGCTGTGAGTCCAGCTGCTGTCGGCCTTGCTGCCCCCCAACTTGCTACCAGACTAGTGAAAACACCTGCTGTAGGACCACCTGCTGCAAACCTACCTGTGTGACCACCTGCTGTCAGCACAACTGTGGTGGGTCCAGCTGCTGCCAGCCTTGCTGCCTCCCTATCCGCTGTCAGACCACCTGCTGCAGGACCACCTGCCTCAAGCCTATTTGTGTGACCACCTGCTGCCAGCCCACCTGCTGTGAGTCCAGCTGCTGTcagtcctcctgcccccaaacttgCTGTCAAATCACTGAAACCACCTGCTGCAAACCTACCTGTGTGACCAGCTGCTGTCAGCCCACCTGCTGTGGGTCCATCAGCGCTGGACAAACCTGCGGTGGTTCTAACTGCTGTCAGCCTTGCTGCCAGCCAGCCTCCTGTGCACCCGTGTACTGCCATAGGACCTGCTACCACCCCACGTGCCTCTGCCTGCCTGGGTGCCAAGACCAGAGCTGTGGATCCAGCTGCTGCCAGCCTTGCAGCCGCCCTGTCTGCTGTCAGACCACCTGCTGTAGGACCACCTGCTGCCGCCCTAGCTGTGTGTCCAGCTGCTGCCAGCCTTCCTGCTGCTGA
- the LOC133232404 gene encoding keratin-associated protein 9-9-like, whose amino-acid sequence MTHSCCSLCCQPTCCESSCCRPCCPPTCYQTSENTCCRTTCCKPTCVTTCCQPNCGGSSCCQPCCLPIRCQTTCCRTTCLKPICVTTCCQPTCCESSCCQPSCPQTCCQITETTCCKPTCVTSCCQPTCCASSSAGQTCGGSNCCQPCCQPASCAPVYCHRTCYHPTCLCLPGCRDQSCGSSCCQPCSRPVCCQTTCCRTTCCRPSCVSSCCQPSCC is encoded by the coding sequence ATGACTCACTCCTGCTGCTCCCTGTGCTGCCAGCCCACCTGCTGTGAGTCCAGCTGCTGTCGGCCTTGCTGCCCCCCAACTTGCTACCAGACTAGTGAAAACACCTGCTGTAGGACCACCTGCTGCAAACCTACCTGTGTGACCACCTGCTGTCAGCCCAACTGTGGTGGCTCCAGCTGCTGCCAGCCTTGCTGCCTCCCTATCCGCTGTCAGACCACCTGCTGCAGGACCACCTGCCTCAAGCCTATTTGTGTGACCACCTGCTGCCAGCCCACCTGCTGTGAGTCCAGCTGCTGtcagccctcctgcccccaaacttgCTGTCAAATCACTGAAACCACCTGCTGCAAACCTACCTGTGTGACCAGCTGCTGTCAGCCCACCTGCTGTGCATCCAGCAGCGCTGGACAAACCTGCGGTGGTTCTAACTGCTGTCAGCCTTGCTGCCAGCCAGCCTCCTGTGCACCTGTGTACTGCCACAGAACCTGCTACCACCCCACGTGCCTCTGCCTGCCTGGGTGCCGAGACCAGAGCTGTGGATCCAGCTGCTGCCAGCCTTGCAGCCGCCCTGTCTGCTGTCAGACCACCTGCTGTAGGACCACCTGCTGCCGCCCCAGCTGTGTGTCCAGCTGCTGCCAGCCTTCCTGCTGCTGA
- the LOC133232406 gene encoding keratin-associated protein 9-2-like — protein MTHSCCSPCCQPTCCRTTCCESSCCKPCCPPTCCQTTCCRTTCCKPTCVTTCCQPSCCSKPCCQPTCCESICCQPSCPPTCYQASETTCCRTTCRKPTCVTTCCQPTCCVSSSCGQTFSGSSCSQSCCQPACCAPVYCHRICYHPTCCCLPGCQDQSCGSSCCQPCSHPVCCQTTCCRTTCCRPSCVSSCCQPSCC, from the coding sequence ATGACCCACTCGTGCTGCTCCCCGTGCTGTCAGCCCACCTGCTGCAGGACCACTTGCTGTGAGTCCAGCTGCTGCAAGCCCTGCTGCCCCCCAACTTGCTGTCAAACCACCTGCTGCAGGACCACCTGCTGCAAACCTACCTGTGTGACCACCTGCTGCCAGCCCAGCTGTTGCAGCAAACCCTGCTGTCAGCCCACCTGCTGTGAGTCCATCTGCTGCCAGCCCTCCTGCCCTCCAACTTGCTATCAAGCTAGTGAAACCACCTGCTGTAGGACCACCTGCCGCAAGCCTACTTGTGTGACCACCTGCTGTCAGCCCACCTGCTGTGTGTCCAGCAGCTGTGGACAAACCTTCAGTGGGTCCAGCTGCAGCCAGTCTTGCTGTCAGCCAGCTTGCTGTGCACCCGTGTACTGCCACAGAATCTGCTACCACCCCACGTGCTGCTGCCTGCCTGGGTGCCAAGACCAGAGCTGTGGATCCAGCTGCTGCCAGCCTTGCAGCCACCCTGTGTGCTGTCAGACCACCTGCTGTAGGACCACCTGCTGCCGCCCTAGCTGTGTGTCCAGCTGCTGCCAGCCTTCCTGCTGCTGA